In Tachysurus fulvidraco isolate hzauxx_2018 chromosome 1, HZAU_PFXX_2.0, whole genome shotgun sequence, a single window of DNA contains:
- the si:ch211-252f13.5 gene encoding uncharacterized protein si:ch211-252f13.5: MAPISTLLWLLICVVAFAGCAAEVCAGTRCPGTCAGGQCASGRGETLRRPAVPYTIIHPRRQENTRSISDTTEAQARAQTRDGCAGDGQCAQAKRRPCAGRECITHMRDGTERAPREFGTQNGIQLACDVKSGTNEVPSEDALVLQIHLDKGQEKLVQELRAQQDEVRHLQNGLKDQQDILQAQQKEILEQQRRIFDQMEQVKVQYRLVMDFFRNADQYKDLEGHLDSIRSEIRTHTMEAYTMPTVDMEESVMEFGRQMRGCSSCQANEYCDFSGAWPRCEKCTVCLPGFFLVSQCSIHTDRMCQDRDECLEIQHLCGDEHQCLNTPGGFRCTGMSEKDAAAGMCGHSYFYNSELQECQACSECDSQNMAYSCSAMRDTVCSSSSETRLSLSWDGEVSPVKGAKFPNMQLHIQGHSDGTLVSCTNSWLVLHQHGLVWVDHNLALRHGCRSFVQAGLRVNSSEDGGRDLSSVRMEQRDGKSLQSISVTGVTIVDPGHTLSLFLKSTSNHCNAENERVHFQSGLVAPFSLLWLSHDTGAVAMTAQTVVSAHFHTNYQPSFRTSSVSDPYMVTLTHDNRGIRFTEKGTVKFVLQQAVYSMGQACISEGFFLLVYVNRNGSSVELTRVFKPGVHYRDTSISLSAVATVDAGDTLTFEILAPVQCSVRYFSDDSGISMLSLMWIPSIVSSSLSATVSNRGLPFGAVRNKPLFFHQTSPAVAQLQLATTNKPHAHRNFIFREAGTASIALDLRLIHSCSVIELTLVQQGTTPTVLARQIGGQMPEGSEWASLGLRVSVMVQNSTEVYVTVDCMRGRINQIGHEAGSSISILWIAA, translated from the exons atggcacCCATCTCAACGCTTCTGTGGCTCCTGATCTGCGTGGTCGCCTTTGCTGGATGCGCGGCCGAGGTGTGTGCGGGAACGCGTTGCCCGGGCACTTGCGCAGGCGGACAGTGCGCCTCGGGCCGCGGGGAGACGTTGAGGCGCCCGGCCGTACCGTACACCATCATTCACCCGCGCCGCCAGGAGAACACCAGGAGCATCAGTGACACGACGGAGGCGCAGGCGCGAGCACAAACACGGGACGGATGCGCTGGAGACGGGCAGTGCGCGCAGGCCAAGCGGCGTCCGTGCGCCGGGCGTGAGTGCATCACGCACATGCGCGACGGAACAGAGCGCGCGCCCCGGGAGTTCGGAACCCAGAACGGGATTCAGCTCGCGTGTGACGTCAAATCAG GCACTAACGAAGTCCCCTCTGAGGATGCCCTGGTCCTGCAGATTCACTTGGATAAGGGGCAGGAGAAGCTTGTGCAGGAGCTCCGAGCTCAGCAGGATGAGGTCAGGCATCTCCAGAATGGGTTGAAGGATCAGCAGGACATCCTGCAGGCCCAGCAGAAAGAGATTCTGGAACAACAGCGGAGGATTTTCGACCAGATGGAGCAAGTGAAGGTGCAGTACCGCCTAGTTATGGACTTCTTCAGAAATGCTGACCAATACAAAGATCTCGAGGGTCATCTGGACAGCATCAGATCTGAGATAAGGACACACACCATGGAGGCTTATACCATGCCCACGGTGGACATGGAGGAGAGTGTGATGGAGTTTGGAAGGCAGATGCGTGGTTGCAGCTCATGTCAAGCAAATGAGTATTGTGATTTTAGTGGGGCTTGGCCGAGATGCGAGAAGTGTACCGTTTGTCTACCAGGATTTTTCCTGGTGTCCCAGTGCTCCATTCACACTGACAGGATGTGTCAG GACAGAGATGAATGTTTGGAGATACAGCACTTATGTGGTGATGAACATCAGTGTCTCAACACGCCAG GTGGATTCAGATGTACGGGAATGTCAGAAAAAGATGCAGCTGCTGGAATGTGTGGTCATTCTTATTTCTACAATAGCGAGCTGCAAGAATGCCAGGCTTGTTCAGAATGTGATTCCCAGAACATGGCATATTCTTGCTCAGCTATGAGGGACACAGTTTGTTCCAGCTCATCTGAGACCAGATTGTCCCTTTCCTGGGATGGTGAGGTGTCTCCAGTCAAAGGTGCCAAGTTTCCCAACATGCAGTTGCACATCCAAGGCCACAGTGATGGAACACTTGTTTCTTGCACAAACAGTTGGTTAGTTCTGCATCAGCATGGACTTGTCTGGGTCGACCATAACTTAGCTTTGAGGCACGGATGCCGTAGTTTTGTCCAAGCTGGCTTGAGGGTGAATTCCAGTGAGGATGGAGGAAGGGACCTAAGCAGTGTGCGCATGGAGCAAAGGGACGGAAAATCCCTCCAGAGCATCAGTGTAACCGGGGTGACCATTGTGGATCCAGGTCACACATTGTCCCTGTTTCTCAAGAGCACTAGCAATCACTGTAATGCTGAAAATGAGAGAGTGCACTTTCAAAGTGGCCTCGTGGCACCATTCAGTTTGCTTTGGCTTTCTCATGATACGGGTGCTGTAGCTATGACTGCTCAGACAGTGGTTTCAGCTCATTTCCATACCAATTACCAACCTTCCTTTCGTACGTCTTCCGTCTCTGATCCCTACATGGTGACTCTGACCCATGACAATCGTGGTATACGCTTTACAGAGAAGGGCACGGTGAAATTTGTCCTGCAACAAGCAGTCTACTCAATGGGTCAAGCCTGTATATCTGAGGGATTCTTCTTGCTAGTGTATGTCAACCGCAACGGAAGCAGTGTTGAACTGACGCGAGTCTTCAAGCCTGGTGTTCACTACAGGGACACATCCATATCTCTTTCTGCTGTTGCCACAGTGGACGCTGGAGACACTCTCACTTTTGAAATTCTAGCAccagtgcagtgcagtgtgcGGTACTTCAGTGATGACTCTGGAATTAGCATGCTAAGTCTGATGTGGATCCCATCAATCGTGTCCTCTTCGCTATCAGCTACAGTATCCAACAGAGGTCTTCCATTTGGTGCTGTAAGGAACAAGCCCTTGTTTTTTCACCAAACATCCCCAGCAGTGGCTCAACTACAACTAGCTACCACAAACAAGCCACATGCACATCGTAATTTTATCTTCAGGGAGGCAGGAACAGCTAGCATTGCTCTGGACTTGAGGCTGATACACTCCTGCAGCGTGATTGAACTTACTTTGGTTCAGCAGGGAACAACACCAACAGTCCTCGCTCGCCAAATCGGAGGTCAGATGCCAGAAGGGAGCGAATGGGCTAGCTTAGGCCTCAGGGTGTCCGTTATGGTGCAAAACAGCACCGAAGTGTACGTCACAGTGGACTGCATGCGCGGACGCATTAACCAGATCGGCCATGAAGCAGGAAGTAGCATTTCCATTCTCTGGATTGCAGCATGA